A window from Homalodisca vitripennis isolate AUS2020 unplaced genomic scaffold, UT_GWSS_2.1 ScUCBcl_7407;HRSCAF=15089, whole genome shotgun sequence encodes these proteins:
- the LOC124374166 gene encoding uncharacterized protein LOC124374166, which yields MALNVEKCVTLTFHRCRAPIIREYTVNDTTLRRTAEVRDLGITFTQSLAWDRHVGVACSRALRNLGLIHRLARTLSNPHSLRILYCTLVRPHLEYCGVIWSPHQVYLKDALEAVQRRFLRLIGTRLGYRYQEVPLDDVAALMKLPSLETRRIMSDILFLWRLVTADIDCPDLLQRISLRVPTCGTRSQNLFVTTSARTNYMRNSSIIRVQRHGNSVSEDLDFFHPSSISSIRCRLQSLFN from the coding sequence ATGGCCTTGAACGTGGAAAAATGTGTAACTTTGACTTTCCACCGTTGCAGAGCTCCCATAATACGAGAGTACACCGTAAATGACACCACTCTCAGAAGAACAGCTGAAGTTAGGGACCTTGGGATCACATTTACACAGTCTCTTGCTTGGGATCGCCATGTTGGTGTGGCTTGTTCTAGAGCCCTGCGCAATCTGGGTCTTATCCATCGCCTTGCCAGAACCCTCTCCAACCCTCATTCATTAAGGATTCTTTATTGTACCCTTGTAAGACCCCACCTCGAATACTGTGGAGTCATATGGTCACCTCACCAGGTCTACCTAAAGGACGCTCTGGAGGCGGTCCAGCGTCGTTTTCTCCGCCTCATCGGGACCCGTCTTGGGTACCGGTACCAAGAAGTCCCACTGGATGATGTTGCCGCCCTCATGAAGCTTCCTTCCCTCGAAACTAGACGTATCATGAGTGATATCCTGTTTCTTTGGCGTCTAGTAACGGCTGACATCGATTGCCCTGACCTTCTTCAGAGAATTTCTCTCAGAGTACCAACCTGCGGCACAAGATCGCAAAACCTCTTCGTCACAACATCTGCACGAACCAATTACATGAGGAACAGCTCTATCATTAGAGTACAGAGGCATGGCAATTCAGTTTCTGAAGATCTGGACTTCTTCCACCCCTCAAGCATTTCCAGCATCCGCTGCCGTCTCCA